GCTCGGGCCGTCGTGCGCCAACGCACGCGTGACGGCCGCGCGCAACGCAGTGGGCGACTGCACGCGCTCTCCCGCTGCTCCCATCGCCTTGCCCACGGCGCCAAAATCAATGTCGCCGAAGTCGGCCCAAATATTCTCGCCTGGGTCGAGCCGCTTCTTGAGCAACATTTTCACGGGGCGCATGGCAATACTCTGCGTCATCTTCACCATCCCCCACTGCTTGTCGCAGAGCACAAGCCAAATGATGCGCAACTTGTGGCGCACGGCGGTTTCGATTTCCTGCGGATGCATGCCCGCTGCGCCATCACCGATCACGCAGGCCACGGGGTGATCGGGCACCGCGATCGCCGCGCCAATCGCCTGACCCATGCCGGCGCCAAGCATCCCCATTTTCATGGTGGAGAGCATACGGCCGCGCAGGTGAGCCTTGGTATAGAACATCGTCCAGACGGCAGTGTTGCCACCGTCGGCCACAATCGGGCTCTCTGCCGGAAAGAGCTCACGCACGAGCGCCGGCGCGTGCGCGGAGTGCAGGGGAGCGCTGTCGTCCTTGAGCGCGCCCTCGAGTTTTTCGGCGAACCGCTTGAGGTTGCGCTGATAGTCCGCCACCCGTTCGCGCCGCCGCGCGTGCGACATCTCGGAACGGCGCTCGGTGAGGCGAACGGCGAGCGAGCGCAGAAAAACGCCCACATCGGCGCACACCGCCACCTCGGCGGGTTTGTTGGCGCCGAGCGTGGAATCGTCAATGTCCACTTGCACCGTGCGCTGCTCCGACGGCGCGCGCCAGTTGGGCGCCTTGCCCCACCAGTCGGTTTCACCGAGGCGAGAGCCGAGCACGAGCGCGGCGTCGGCCTCATTGCGCGCAAGGTTGTTCAGCTTGATGTGCGTCATTGGAATGGCGAGCGGCGATGATTCGTCAAAGCAACCGCGCGCGGCCCAGCTTGTCGTGACGGGCGCTTCGAGGAGCGACGCTACGGCGCTCAGCTCGTCAAACGCCTGCGCGTGAATGATGCCGCTTCCCGCATGAATCACCGGGAGTTCGCTCTGCAAGAGCAGCGTCGCGGCGCGCTCCACATCTCCCGCGTCGGCCGCAACGGGTGTGGTGCGTCGGTACTGCGACGGCTTCCAATAGGAGACGTCGGCTTTGACCTCCGCATTCATCAAGTTTTCTGGCACGTCAATGTGTACCACACCCGGTCGCCCGTCCCAGCAGGCGCGTAACGCAGCGCGCATCAGTTCGGGAATCCGTTCAAAGCTCGGAACCGCGCGGCTCCACTTGGCAAAGGAGCCGATCACCGCCTCTTGGTCGAACCCCTGATAGGTACCCGTACGCATCGGATACATAGCGCCGGTGCGGCGCGCGCTGGTGATGCAGAGGACGCGGTTCCCCTCCGTCTGCTCCACCACGAGCCCGGGGAGAATATTCGCCACCCCCGGGCCGTTGCTGGCCATACACACACCGAGCTTGCCGGTGAGCCGCGCGTATGCCGCCGCGGCGTGCGCTGCGCTGGCTTCGTGCCGCGGCGTGACGAGTGTGATACCCAACGCATGCAATGATGCGTAGAAGCCGTAGTACGTGCCGTCGATGATGCCAAACACCACCTCGACACCCTCTGCCTGCAACATTCTCGCGAGCACTTCGCCGCCAGTCGGCATGCCGCCGTAGTACGTGCCGTCGATGATGCCAAACACCACCTCGACACCCTCTGCCTGCAACATTCTCGCGAGCACTTCGCCGCCAGTCGGCATGCCTTCCTCCGGGTTGCCGAGAAGATAGAATGCGGGGCGGTGGCTCGTTAGCGGTTAGTAGAGTCCGCGGGGGGGCTCGCCCAGCGCACTGACCCCGCCCAGGACGTAGTAGAAAACAGCCCCAGCCCCTCGCGGCGCAGGGGAGAAATGGGCATCGTTGAGGCGGTTCCGCGGCGCCAGACGCCGCCCGATTGCACAAACACCCGGGGATGAGATGCCAGTTCGGATGCCGTCGGCTCGTTGGACATCGGTCTGGACGATCGCGGCCCTGTTAGGTTCGCCGGTCACGGGTCGCACGTCGCTGCTGGCGCAGTCCGGTGCGGCCGTTGCCAAGCCCTCGAGTGCATCGGCCAGCACGTCGGCATCCGCGCAGCCCGCGGACCTCATTCTCTTCAACGGCAACATCATCACCGTCGACTCCGCGGACCGTATCGCCGAGGCGGTGGCGGTGCGCGGCGGCAAGATCGTTGCGGTGGGGAAGAGCGCGGACATTTTCAAACTGGCCAACGCCTCCACCCAGCGCGTGGATCTCAAGGGGCTGACCGTTACCCCAGGGTTGCTCGACGCGCACTCGCATTTTTCTGGCGGCGCACTCGATAAATCACTCTGCTTGGATGTGGCCTATCCGACCGCCAAGCGCATTGCCGACGTGCGCGACGGCATAGCGGCGCGCATCAAACAGAAGGGCGCTGGCGCATGGATCTGCGGACGCGGTTGGGACGAAGGCAAACTCACCGAACGTCGGATGCTCACCGCTAAGGATCTCGACGCGGTATCGCCAAAGAATCCTGTGTGGCTTGTGAACACCACGGGGCACTACGGTGTGGCCAATAGCGCCGCCATGAAACTCGCCGGCATCTCACGCGCCACCAAAGATCCGGCCGGCGGCAGCCTCGACCGCGACGCCGAAGGCGTGCCGACGGGTCTCCTCAAGGAATCCGCACAGGACCTGGTCACGCGTCTGGTGCCACCGCCCACGTCCGAAGAGCGGCAGCAGGCGTTCGCGGCGCTCGCGCAGTCGTTTAGCGCAGAAGGGATGACGGGGCTCAAAGACCCCGGCATCGGAGACGAAGTGTGGGACACGTACAACAAGGTCGCCGCGAACGGCAAACTTCCATTGCGCGTCTTTGCACTCTGGAGCGGCGGGAGCTCGATGGCCGATGTGCAACGTCTCATTGCCACCAAGGCCGCCATCTCAAAGCCCTATCAGTCCACCGGTGACGACCACGTCATTTCCGGCGGCGTCAAACTCTTTGCCGACGGCAGCGGTGGATCGCGCACCGCCTGGATGCACGACGAGTGGAACAAGAACGGCAACGAAGTGGACACCGGCAATCGCGGCTATCCATCGTTCAATCCCGACACGCTGCGCGCCATGATCATCGCGCTCCACAACGCGGGGTTCAACATCGGCGTGCACGCCGTGGGTGACCGCGCCATCGATTGGGTGGTGGATAGCTACGCCGAAGCGATGCGCGCCAATCCGCTCAAGGGACGTCGCCACAGCATCATTCACGCGAACGTCCCTACCGATCACGCCATCATGGTGATTGCCGATCTGCAAAAACGGTTCGATGCGGCGTTTCCGGAACCGTCGGCAACCTTTATGTGGTGGATTGGCGACACCTACGCCGGCAACTTCGGCTCCACTCGGCTTCCGCGACTTAATCCATTCAAGACTTTCGAAAACCGCGGCATTCGTTGGGCCGGCGGTTCAGACTTTGACGTGACGCCGTTCCCGGCGAGCCGGCGCTCGGCACCTACGGCAAAGATGTGTATGGCCGCGCCGAGTCGGTGGATGTGCACACCGCGCTTCGGTCATTCACCATCTGGGCCGCACGGCAAATGTTTCTCGAAAAGAAAATCGGGTCGGTGGAAGTCGGAAAATACGCCGACCTCGCCGTGTGGGATCGCGATCCGTACACCGTGCCCACGGCCGACCTCAAGGAGATGCAGGCGCAGATGACGCTCTTTGAGGGGAAAGTGGTCTATCAGCGGAAGGGCGCGAAGGTCAGTGTGGTGAAAGGCGCTCCGTAGGTAGATCGGCGCGGACCGTTTCCGCGTTTCATTTTGCAAGTCTGTCAGTGGATCGGCTGTCGTACGCTCACGCTTTCGCTCGACGCTCGTCCTTACCCCCGAGGTTCTGATGCTGCCGCTGTTCCGTGCATTGCTCGTACCGTCGCTGCTGCTACCGTTCGTCCCGCAAACCGTCCTCGATCCGGGCGACTTGCGCGGCTTCACCAGCGCGTCGGCCAAAATCGAACGTGACTGGGAAGCAAAGTTCAAAGCCATTCCCGAGCCGGCGCGCCTGCGCGAGGCGATGCGTCGCCTGAGCGCGCGCCCGCATCACGTGGGATCGCCATATGGCAAAGCCAACGCCGAGTGGCTGCGTGACCAACTCACGTCGTACGGATGGCAGGCGTCCATCGAGGAATTCCAGGTGTTGTTCCCCACACCCAAGGAACGGCTGCTTGAGATGGTGTCGCCGAGCAAGTTCACGGCGAAGCTCGACGAACAAGTATTGAAAGAAGACCCAACCTCAAATCAAAAAGCCGAGCAACTGCCAACGTACGTGGCCTACTCGGCAGACGGCGACGTCACCGCGCCACTCGTGTATGTGAACTACGGCGTTCCCGCGGACTACGACGAGCTCGACCGCCGCGGCATTTCTGTAAAGGGCGCGATTGTCATTGCGCGGTACGGCGGCTCATGGCGCGGCATCAAACCGAAGGTCGCGTACGAACATGGCGCCGTGGGCTGTCTCATTTATTCTGACCCCAAGGACGACGGCTACTCGCAGGGGCTCACCTATCCCAACGGGCCGTGGCGTCCGAGCGACGGTGCACAGCGCGGCAGCATCATGGATATGCCCACCTACCCGGGTGATCCGCTCACGCCAGGCGTCGGCGCCACCAAGGATGCCAAACGTCTCGCCGTCAAAGACGCCGCGACGGTGATGAAGATTCCCGTGCTTCCGCTCTCCTACGGTGATGCGCAACCGCTACTCGCCGCGATGACGGGCCCCGTGGCGCCGGAATCGTGGCGTGGGTCGCTCCCCATCACCTATCGACTGGGCGCCGGCAAAACGACGGTGCATCTCAAGCTCTCGTTCGACTGGAGCCTCAAGACCCTCTACGACGTGATCGGCAAAATCCCCGGCTCAACGTATCCCGACGAATGGGTCATCCGAGGCAATCACCACGATGCGTGGGTGAATGGCGCCGAAGATCCCATCTCGGGTGCAGTCGCCGAACTCGAAGAAGCGCGCGCCATGGGCGAACTGCTCAAACAGGGCTGGAGGCCCAAGCGCACTATCGTCTATGGCTTTTGGGATGGCGAAGAACCTGCGCTCCTCGGCAGCACCGAGTGGGCAGAAGCGCACGACGCCGAGTTGCGGCAGAAGGGCGTGCTCTATCTGAACACCGACGGCAACGGCCGCGGCTACCTCGGCATGGAAGGCTCACACAGTCTCGAGCGATTCTTCAATGAAGTAGCCAAGGATGTGGAAGACCCCGAGACCAAGCTCAGCGTGTGGAAGCGCGCGCAGCTGCACGCGATTGCCGATGGCAGCGCTGCCGACAAGAAAGACGCACGTACGCGCGGCGATCTGCACATTGGCGCACTCGGTTCCGGCTCCGACTTCACTCCGTTCCTGCAGCACCTCGGCATTCCCACGCTCAACGCCGGCTTCGGCGGCGAAGATGGCGGCGGCATTTACCACTCCATCTACGACAGCTTTGCCTGGTACATGAAGTACAGCGACTCATCGTTTGTGTACGGCAGGGCCCTCGCGCAGGTCGTCGGCACCGGCATCATGCGTGCGGCCAGCGCCGATGTGTTGCCGATGGAGTTCGGCAACTTGAGCGAGACGGTGAATGGCTACGTGGGCGAACTCAAGGAACTCCGCACGAAGGTCGCCGACAAGATTGCCGAAACCAACAAGCAGATCGACGAAGGGGTGTTCAGCGCAACGGTCGATCCGCGCGAGCCACTCAAGGCCCCCAAGGCCGAAGAGCCAGCGCCCGTGCTCAATTTTGCGCCGATGGATAATGCCACCGATCAGCTCAGCCGTGCCGCACAGCGTTACGAAAAAGCGTACGCCTCGGCGATGGCGAGCGGGGCGAGTGCGGCGCAGTTCGCCAAGGCGAACGACTTGCTCAAACTCGCCGATCAAATGTTGCTTGGCCCCAACGGGTTGCCACTCCGCCCGTGGTACAAGCATCTGTTGTATGCGCCCGGGCTCTACACGGGATACGGTGTGAAAACGATGCCCGGCGTGCGCGAGGCGGTGGAGCAGCGGCGCTGGAAGGAGGCCGACGAGCAGATCGTGGTGGCCGCCGCGGCCTTGGAACGCGAGGCGGACCTCATTCGGCGGGCCAGCGCGGCGCTTGAGGTTGGGAAGCCGGTGCCGTAACAGTCCGTCGACGGATAGGCGTAAAACAAAGCGGGGCAATCACTTGCGTGATTGCCCCGCTTTTAGCTCCCGAGGAGGGACTCGAACCCCCGACAGGGTGATTAACAGTCACCTGCTCTACCACCTGAGCTACTCGGGAATAGCCTATAAAAAATAGCCGTCCAGCAGGGCTGGGTCAACCTTGGCCGCTTTTACCGGCTTGGTTACTTGGTGACGGCGTCAATTGCCACCACTCCGGCATCTTGGGCGCCGTGGCCCTGCGCGATGAGGACGTCCATACGAGCGGCGAGTCCTGGGAGTACGGCGAGCGGCACCGAGCCGGCCGTTTCGATCATCAGGCGCACATCTTTCCGCGCCATGGTGAGTTCGAACATCGGAGCAAAGTTGCCAGCGGCCATGAGCTTGCCGCGCCCACCGATGATCGCCGAGGGGTTGAACACGTCGAGCACCTTCAGCGTCTCTTCCGGCGCAAAGCCGGCGCCCTTCGCAATCGAAAACACATCGGCCAGCGTGCCGGCGATTCCAACAAAGAAGGCGTTGCCAAAGAGCTTGTACGCCGCAGCCGCATCGCGACGTTCGCCGAGGTATTGCAACTTGCCGGTCATCGCGGTGAGCGCGCTCTCCATCTTGGCGAACAGCGCAGCGGGGCCTGCCACCAACATGCTCCCCTCAGCGTTGCGCGCGGCCGGCGGCCCCATGAACACGGGGCAGTGCAGATACTTCACCCCTTCTTTCTCCAAGCGCTCCATGCGCGCTGCGGTGAGCGCGGGCTGCGTGGTGGTGTGATCGCAGATCACAGTGTCGGCGCCGAGTGCGGCGCGTGCGGCGGCGATCACTTCTTCCACTACCGCGTCATCGCGGAGAATGAGGTGCACGTGGTCAGCGCCGCGCACGGCGTCGGCAGGCGTTGCGGCGACCTTGGCGCCAAACGCTTCGAGCGCGTGCGCCTTACTGGCCGTACGGTTCCACACGGTCACGGTCCAGCCACGTTTGCAAGCGGCTTCGGCAAAACCACTACCGAGGAGTCCGGTACCGAGAATGGCAATGTTGGGCATAGGAGAATGAGGGGAAAGCAGGTGGGTGGTGCTGGAGCGGGCGCCGCGCGCCTTTCTATTGAAAGCTAGCGGAGCTGCGTTGCGGCCGTCGATGGAAATACGCGATGGCATAAGATTAGGTTGGGAGAGACGACACGCGACCTTCACCCTCCGCGACATCCTGTGACGCTACACGATCCCGACGCATTGCTTCGTGCCATGTTTTCGGCCGCCATTGAACGGGCGATGCCCGAACGCTGTTTGCCGCCGTACTTGCCGACGCGCCCAACGGGCCGAGTGATTGTGATTGGCGCTGGTAAGTCGTCGGCGGAGATGGCGCGCGTGGTGGAGCGCGAATGGGCGGGGCCGCTGAGCGGATTGGTGGTGACTCGCTACGGACACAGCGCGCCGTGCGAGCGCATTGAAGTGGTTGAGGCATCGCATCCGGTGCCAGATGAAGCGGGCGAAAAAGCAGCCGCGCGCATCCTGGCGATGGTGCAGGGGCTCACCGCGGACGATCTCGTGCTTTGCCTCATCTCTGGTGGTGGCTCGGCGCTGTTGGCCCTTCCGGCTGGCGGCATCACCCTTGCCGACAAGCAGGAGGTGAGCCGCGCGTTGCTCCACAGTGGTGCGACGATTTCCGAGATGAACTGCGTGCGCAAGCATCTCTCGGCGATCAAAGGGGGGCAACTTGCGGCGGCGGCTCACCCTGCGCGGGTGGTGACGTTGCTCGTCTCCGATGTGCCAGGAGATGATCCGGCGGTGATTGCGTCCGGTCCGACGGTCGCGGATCCGACTACGTTTGCCGACGCCGCCGAGGTACTCCGGCGCTATGGCATCACGGCGCCCGCGTCGGTAATGGCGCACATCGCTGCGGCGGCACGCGAAACTCCCAAGCCGGGCGATGCGCGGCTCGCGCGCGCTGAACACCATGTGATTGCCGCGCCGATGCAGTCGCTTGAGGCGGCGGCTACCGTTGCGCGTGCGGCAGGGTTTACACCCGTGATACTCGGCGACGCGATTGAGGGAG
The genomic region above belongs to Gemmatimonadota bacterium and contains:
- a CDS encoding thiamine pyrophosphate-binding protein; protein product: MPTGGEVLARMLQAEGVEVVFGIIDGTYYGGMPTGGEVLARMLQAEGVEVVFGIIDGTYYGFYASLHALGITLVTPRHEASAAHAAAAYARLTGKLGVCMASNGPGVANILPGLVVEQTEGNRVLCITSARRTGAMYPMRTGTYQGFDQEAVIGSFAKWSRAVPSFERIPELMRAALRACWDGRPGVVHIDVPENLMNAEVKADVSYWKPSQYRRTTPVAADAGDVERAATLLLQSELPVIHAGSGIIHAQAFDELSAVASLLEAPVTTSWAARGCFDESSPLAIPMTHIKLNNLARNEADAALVLGSRLGETDWWGKAPNWRAPSEQRTVQVDIDDSTLGANKPAEVAVCADVGVFLRSLAVRLTERRSEMSHARRRERVADYQRNLKRFAEKLEGALKDDSAPLHSAHAPALVRELFPAESPIVADGGNTAVWTMFYTKAHLRGRMLSTMKMGMLGAGMGQAIGAAIAVPDHPVACVIGDGAAGMHPQEIETAVRHKLRIIWLVLCDKQWGMVKMTQSIAMRPVKMLLKKRLDPGENIWADFGDIDFGAVGKAMGAAGERVQSPTALRAAVTRALAHDGPSVIHVDVNPVAHMWAPGLLHFKALHQEPKGK
- a CDS encoding amidohydrolase family protein — its product is MHTALRSFTIWAARQMFLEKKIGSVEVGKYADLAVWDRDPYTVPTADLKEMQAQMTLFEGKVVYQRKGAKVSVVKGAP
- a CDS encoding M28 family peptidase, with product MLPLFRALLVPSLLLPFVPQTVLDPGDLRGFTSASAKIERDWEAKFKAIPEPARLREAMRRLSARPHHVGSPYGKANAEWLRDQLTSYGWQASIEEFQVLFPTPKERLLEMVSPSKFTAKLDEQVLKEDPTSNQKAEQLPTYVAYSADGDVTAPLVYVNYGVPADYDELDRRGISVKGAIVIARYGGSWRGIKPKVAYEHGAVGCLIYSDPKDDGYSQGLTYPNGPWRPSDGAQRGSIMDMPTYPGDPLTPGVGATKDAKRLAVKDAATVMKIPVLPLSYGDAQPLLAAMTGPVAPESWRGSLPITYRLGAGKTTVHLKLSFDWSLKTLYDVIGKIPGSTYPDEWVIRGNHHDAWVNGAEDPISGAVAELEEARAMGELLKQGWRPKRTIVYGFWDGEEPALLGSTEWAEAHDAELRQKGVLYLNTDGNGRGYLGMEGSHSLERFFNEVAKDVEDPETKLSVWKRAQLHAIADGSAADKKDARTRGDLHIGALGSGSDFTPFLQHLGIPTLNAGFGGEDGGGIYHSIYDSFAWYMKYSDSSFVYGRALAQVVGTGIMRAASADVLPMEFGNLSETVNGYVGELKELRTKVADKIAETNKQIDEGVFSATVDPREPLKAPKAEEPAPVLNFAPMDNATDQLSRAAQRYEKAYASAMASGASAAQFAKANDLLKLADQMLLGPNGLPLRPWYKHLLYAPGLYTGYGVKTMPGVREAVEQRRWKEADEQIVVAAAALEREADLIRRASAALEVGKPVP
- a CDS encoding NAD(P)-binding domain-containing protein — protein: MPNIAILGTGLLGSGFAEAACKRGWTVTVWNRTASKAHALEAFGAKVAATPADAVRGADHVHLILRDDAVVEEVIAAARAALGADTVICDHTTTQPALTAARMERLEKEGVKYLHCPVFMGPPAARNAEGSMLVAGPAALFAKMESALTAMTGKLQYLGERRDAAAAYKLFGNAFFVGIAGTLADVFSIAKGAGFAPEETLKVLDVFNPSAIIGGRGKLMAAGNFAPMFELTMARKDVRLMIETAGSVPLAVLPGLAARMDVLIAQGHGAQDAGVVAIDAVTK
- a CDS encoding glycerate kinase produces the protein MFSAAIERAMPERCLPPYLPTRPTGRVIVIGAGKSSAEMARVVEREWAGPLSGLVVTRYGHSAPCERIEVVEASHPVPDEAGEKAAARILAMVQGLTADDLVLCLISGGGSALLALPAGGITLADKQEVSRALLHSGATISEMNCVRKHLSAIKGGQLAAAAHPARVVTLLVSDVPGDDPAVIASGPTVADPTTFADAAEVLRRYGITAPASVMAHIAAAARETPKPGDARLARAEHHVIAAPMQSLEAAATVARAAGFTPVILGDAIEGEARVVAAEQAALVQRIRARGDPVAAPCVLLSGGETTVTVRGTGRGGRNAEYLLSLAVALHGEPSVFALAGDTDGIDGTEDNAGALLGPDTLARAALAGVEATAALANNDGYGFFAAASSLVVTGPTRTNVNDFRAILISG